In the Flavobacterium sp. J372 genome, one interval contains:
- a CDS encoding GNAT family N-acetyltransferase, producing MITIKQISSRETFPVRHPVLRPGKPVEACVFDGDDDADTVHFGIYENNELAGVCSVFNAIHPDLDELSQLQLRGMAVLPNHQKKGFGERLVAAAEDYARRRGAEILWFNAREIAVKFYERNGYKIENGPFLIGTIGPHYLMFKYL from the coding sequence ATGATTACCATTAAACAAATTTCATCCCGCGAAACTTTTCCTGTCCGTCATCCTGTACTCCGCCCCGGTAAACCCGTTGAAGCCTGTGTTTTTGACGGTGATGATGATGCCGACACTGTTCATTTCGGCATTTATGAAAACAACGAGCTGGCTGGCGTGTGCTCAGTATTCAATGCCATACATCCTGATTTAGACGAGCTAAGCCAGCTACAATTGCGCGGTATGGCGGTGCTTCCCAACCACCAAAAGAAAGGTTTTGGCGAAAGGCTTGTTGCTGCCGCGGAAGATTATGCAAGAAGGCGCGGCGCAGAGATACTGTGGTTCAATGCACGTGAAATAGCAGTGAAATTCTACGAACGCAATGGCTATAAAATAGAAAACGGCCCGTTCCTCATCGGGACCATTGGGCCGCATTATCTTATGTTTAAATACCTTTAG
- the pepE gene encoding dipeptidase PepE, whose amino-acid sequence MKKLIIASTSTLHGGGYLEYLLPTLQKHFAACKSLLFIPYARPGGITHEAYTAKVAETFKTIGITVRGVHEFDDPVAAVADAEALFTGGGNTFLLVTQLYKTGVMDALKKAVNSGTPYLGSSAGSNICGMTMQTTNDMPIIYPPSFDTLGFVPFNLNPHYLDPQPGSTHMGETRETRIKEFHVFNAQPVLGLREGSWLEVNGDEIILRGELTARLFRQGQEPEEVEAGSELGWLK is encoded by the coding sequence ATGAAAAAACTGATTATTGCCAGCACCTCAACTTTACACGGCGGCGGCTACCTTGAATATTTGCTGCCGACACTTCAAAAACATTTTGCGGCATGCAAATCATTGCTCTTTATACCTTACGCCAGGCCGGGCGGGATAACGCATGAAGCCTATACTGCAAAAGTGGCCGAAACGTTTAAAACGATAGGAATAACCGTACGCGGAGTACACGAGTTTGACGACCCCGTGGCTGCCGTTGCCGATGCCGAAGCGCTTTTTACAGGCGGAGGCAACACATTTTTGCTGGTGACGCAACTATACAAAACCGGAGTTATGGATGCGCTTAAAAAAGCCGTGAACAGCGGTACGCCGTACCTCGGCAGCAGCGCCGGGAGTAACATTTGCGGGATGACGATGCAGACCACCAACGATATGCCTATAATCTACCCACCGAGTTTTGATACGCTGGGGTTTGTTCCCTTCAATCTTAATCCACATTACCTTGACCCGCAGCCTGGCTCAACCCATATGGGCGAAACACGCGAAACCCGTATAAAGGAGTTTCATGTATTTAACGCACAACCTGTGCTCGGCCTGCGTGAAGGCAGCTGGCTTGAAGTAAATGGTGATGAGATAATCCTTCGTGGCGAGTTGACAGCAAGGCTTTTCAGGCAGGGGCAGGAGCCGGAGGAAGTGGAGGCGGGGAGTGAGTTGGGATGGTTGAAATAA
- a CDS encoding murein L,D-transpeptidase catalytic domain family protein yields MVYNFFTSVFFLFFAFTTPAITTNNTTASTETTAVSAEMAAYNTLDANSFAMPEFESFEKAVHGYNILKAQGKIKKEILTLVDFSKSSNTKRLWIIDMKANKVLYNTLVAHGRNSGNEFATQFSNSNSSNMSSLGFYTTGEIYMGKHGESMKLDGLEPGFNSNARSRAVVMHAADYVCESFAKQHQRIGRSLGCPALPNALNKEIIHLIKNKSCLFIYHPTQKYLNSSKLLAA; encoded by the coding sequence ATGGTTTACAACTTTTTTACGTCAGTATTCTTTTTGTTCTTTGCATTTACAACACCGGCAATAACAACCAACAACACTACAGCGTCAACTGAAACTACAGCAGTATCTGCAGAGATGGCTGCTTACAACACTCTTGACGCAAACTCTTTTGCGATGCCCGAATTTGAATCGTTTGAGAAAGCGGTTCACGGTTATAACATCCTGAAAGCGCAGGGTAAGATCAAGAAAGAAATCCTTACGCTGGTTGATTTCAGTAAATCGTCAAACACCAAAAGGCTTTGGATTATCGATATGAAGGCTAACAAAGTGCTTTATAACACGCTTGTGGCGCACGGACGTAACAGCGGTAATGAGTTTGCAACACAATTCAGCAACAGCAACAGCAGCAATATGAGCAGCCTTGGGTTTTATACCACAGGCGAAATTTACATGGGCAAGCACGGCGAGAGCATGAAGCTTGACGGCCTTGAGCCGGGCTTTAACAGCAACGCCCGCAGCAGGGCGGTTGTTATGCACGCTGCTGATTATGTGTGTGAGTCGTTTGCAAAACAGCATCAGAGGATTGGCCGCAGCCTGGGCTGCCCGGCACTGCCAAATGCGCTGAACAAAGAAATAATCCACCTGATAAAGAACAAGTCTTGCCTGTTTATTTATCACCCGACACAAAAATACCTTAACAGCTCTAAGCTGCTTGCAGCCTAA